From one Verrucomicrobiota bacterium genomic stretch:
- the ybeY gene encoding rRNA maturation RNase YbeY: protein MARTIEVSNHCRRWIISEAAVVSLYQKLDQNPQYKIGPGVLSVAFVSPSRMRALHQQFLQDTSLTDVITFPGDPEFGLAGEIIVCPAYAEQQAKRFDMGLDDELKLYLIHGFLHLSGLNDKTPEECSVMRTAEAYCQEFLKDLPEVIR, encoded by the coding sequence GTGGCGCGCACGATTGAGGTTTCGAACCACTGTCGTCGATGGATTATTTCGGAGGCAGCGGTTGTGTCGCTCTATCAAAAACTCGATCAAAATCCTCAATACAAGATTGGACCCGGGGTGTTATCGGTGGCGTTCGTTTCTCCATCTAGAATGAGGGCACTCCATCAGCAGTTTTTACAGGACACCTCATTAACGGATGTGATTACCTTTCCGGGAGATCCAGAGTTTGGTCTTGCTGGGGAGATTATCGTTTGTCCCGCCTATGCCGAACAGCAAGCAAAGCGTTTTGATATGGGTCTCGATGACGAGCTCAAACTTTATCTCATCCATGGATTTCTACACCTATCGGGTTTAAATGATAAAACCCCAGAAGAGTGTTCTGTGATGCGTACAGCAGAAGCTTATTGCCAGGAGTTTTTAAAAGATCTTCCCGAAGTCATTCGCTGA
- the lpxB gene encoding lipid-A-disaccharide synthase — MQKIVFNEAAEYPDLLVIAGEYSGDEHAATFVRQLKAERPTCNICAIGGENLEKTGVDFLFNLVDYSVIGTTEVLKHLRFFMRFLKMTCDWIERYRPKAVCFVDFPGLNLRIAKELYRRGISHKAGGNVKLYYYISPQIWAWRAKRRFRIAKYIDSLGAIFPFEKECYRDTPLEVQFLGHPFLDEGYELPVHYDPEGPLLLLPGSRVGSVQKVFPIMLEAVQQLKKLGESRELVVIYPDDDILSILEKQSQRCKGLTISFVRSGACQIGACAALMSPGTMSLKCALAGIPGVIVYKVNTVTYGLAKILLKVKFLYMASILLKRAVAPEFLQFSAKPKLIGKAVRAAMNDRAIRQQAADDAEELKHILSAEPQMNVVRWIQEAL; from the coding sequence ATGCAGAAAATAGTCTTCAACGAGGCGGCGGAATATCCCGATTTACTGGTCATTGCGGGGGAATATTCGGGCGATGAGCATGCGGCGACGTTTGTACGGCAGCTCAAAGCGGAACGTCCGACGTGTAACATCTGTGCAATCGGTGGCGAAAACCTTGAAAAAACGGGCGTCGATTTTCTGTTTAATCTCGTCGACTATTCTGTAATTGGGACAACGGAGGTCTTAAAGCATCTTCGGTTTTTTATGCGTTTTTTAAAAATGACCTGCGATTGGATTGAGCGCTACCGACCGAAAGCAGTTTGTTTTGTCGATTTCCCTGGACTCAATCTTCGGATTGCCAAAGAACTATATCGCCGTGGCATCAGTCACAAAGCCGGTGGCAACGTGAAACTGTATTATTACATTAGCCCACAGATTTGGGCATGGCGAGCGAAGCGCCGCTTCCGGATTGCTAAATATATCGACTCACTAGGAGCCATTTTCCCATTTGAAAAAGAATGCTACCGCGATACTCCCTTGGAGGTTCAATTTTTAGGCCATCCCTTCTTGGATGAAGGTTATGAGTTACCGGTGCACTATGATCCTGAGGGGCCACTTTTATTGCTGCCAGGCAGTCGTGTAGGATCCGTTCAAAAGGTATTCCCCATTATGCTGGAGGCTGTTCAACAGCTCAAAAAATTAGGAGAGTCGCGGGAACTTGTTGTGATCTATCCCGATGACGATATTTTGTCGATTCTTGAAAAACAGAGCCAACGTTGTAAGGGATTGACGATTTCTTTTGTCCGGAGTGGAGCATGTCAAATTGGTGCTTGTGCGGCCTTGATGAGTCCTGGGACAATGTCGCTCAAATGTGCACTGGCCGGAATTCCTGGGGTGATTGTGTATAAAGTGAACACGGTAACGTACGGTCTCGCCAAGATTCTGTTGAAGGTAAAGTTTCTCTATATGGCCAGTATTCTGCTTAAACGAGCGGTAGCACCGGAGTTTTTACAGTTTTCGGCGAAACCGAAGCTCATTGGTAAAGCGGTACGGGCGGCGATGAACGATCGAGCGATTCGCCAGCAAGCAGCGGATGATGCCGAGGAACTGAAACATATTTTATCGGCGGAACCGCAGATGAATGTCGTCCGTTGGATCCAAGAAGCGCTCTAA
- a CDS encoding glucose-6-phosphate isomerase, whose product MDAWQYFCDHHFTYRSVGLGLDVSKLSQFDETSQKIDRESVFKEMSFLESGGIANPDENRMVGHYWLRNPAIAPTPELKNAITEVWDSIDRFVYAVHSGDITGETHAFKNLLCIGIGGSALGPQLACAALSPQKPKLAVYFLDNTDPEGIDTVLAQLEGQLDATLVIVTSKSGGTPETRNGMLEVAHAYQNAGLSFARHAVAITCIDSKLDQQARKEGWLKRFPMWDWVGGRTSIASVVGPLPMALCGIDYKTFLNGMRDMDSLTRRHDPNNPALLLATAWYAATDGKGTKDMVILPYKDRLSLFSRFLQQLIMESLGKKLDRDNHPVYQGITVYGNKGSTDQHAYVQQLRDGLSNFFVTFIEVLTDRDTEPVMIDAHTTTGDYLEGFFLGTRQALHEADRSSITLTIDRIDAYHLGVLIALYERTVSFYATMVHINAYHQPGVEAGKKAANTILQLQATALEHLKSHPQPKTVLEIAASIQTQDFETLFKLLEHLSTNKRLQRTEADDPHQNRYLWR is encoded by the coding sequence ATGGATGCATGGCAATATTTTTGTGACCATCACTTCACCTACCGCTCTGTCGGCCTGGGTCTTGACGTCAGCAAGCTCTCGCAATTCGATGAGACATCCCAAAAAATCGATCGCGAATCGGTTTTTAAAGAGATGAGCTTTTTAGAAAGTGGAGGTATCGCTAATCCCGATGAAAACCGTATGGTCGGCCACTACTGGTTACGCAATCCCGCGATTGCTCCGACTCCCGAACTCAAAAACGCCATTACCGAGGTTTGGGATTCCATTGATCGCTTCGTCTACGCCGTTCATTCCGGAGACATTACCGGAGAAACGCATGCCTTTAAAAATCTCCTCTGTATTGGGATCGGCGGATCTGCCCTAGGACCTCAACTTGCTTGCGCAGCACTTTCCCCTCAAAAACCAAAGCTCGCGGTCTATTTTCTCGACAACACGGACCCAGAGGGCATCGATACCGTTCTTGCTCAACTCGAAGGACAACTGGATGCCACACTCGTCATTGTGACCTCGAAATCTGGTGGCACTCCCGAGACCCGCAATGGAATGCTTGAAGTTGCCCATGCTTACCAAAACGCAGGACTTTCCTTTGCCCGACACGCTGTCGCAATTACCTGTATAGATAGTAAACTCGACCAGCAAGCGCGAAAAGAGGGCTGGCTGAAACGCTTCCCCATGTGGGACTGGGTCGGTGGCCGGACTAGTATCGCCTCTGTCGTCGGTCCTTTACCGATGGCTCTCTGCGGCATCGATTACAAAACCTTTCTGAACGGCATGCGCGATATGGACTCGCTTACACGCCGCCACGACCCCAACAACCCGGCACTCCTCCTGGCAACAGCTTGGTACGCCGCAACCGACGGAAAAGGTACAAAAGATATGGTTATCCTTCCCTATAAAGACCGCCTATCGTTATTTTCTCGATTTCTCCAGCAACTCATCATGGAATCGCTTGGCAAAAAGCTCGATCGGGACAACCATCCAGTATACCAAGGAATTACCGTTTACGGCAATAAGGGCTCGACGGATCAGCATGCCTACGTCCAACAACTCCGCGACGGACTTTCGAACTTTTTCGTTACCTTCATCGAAGTCCTCACGGACCGCGATACCGAACCGGTCATGATCGACGCTCACACGACGACAGGCGACTATCTCGAGGGCTTTTTCTTAGGGACACGCCAAGCACTCCACGAAGCCGATCGCTCCTCCATAACACTCACTATTGATCGCATCGACGCCTACCATCTCGGCGTTCTGATTGCACTCTACGAACGGACGGTCAGCTTTTACGCCACAATGGTTCACATCAATGCTTATCATCAACCCGGTGTTGAAGCCGGCAAGAAGGCGGCCAATACAATCCTACAGCTCCAAGCGACAGCACTCGAACATCTCAAGTCTCACCCACAACCGAAAACGGTTCTAGAGATTGCGGCCTCAATTCAAACACAAGATTTTGAGACACTGTTCAAACTCCTCGAGCACCTATCGACCAATAAACGGCTTCAACGCACGGAAGCAGACGATCCGCATCAAAATCGCTATCTCTGGCGTTGA
- the hprK gene encoding HPr(Ser) kinase/phosphatase yields MQPLIKKNEALSVRRFFDMGRASLQLALVAGESGLNTHAITDNAVNRPGLALTGYFKRFASKRVQYLGFCELSYLLDLDPEAQLHAIDGIDEVGIPCFVVTDRIPVPTSIVEHCNERALPLLSTHLTSAEFVERATIALDEYFAPNTVLSGTLVEVNGIGVLIQGLPALSKSVSTIVLIEHGHTLIADEVVCVSRSHDGLLVGSGKDLARGFMEFRGIGLLKVSEHFGTHAVRAKGPVDLIVQFLDVLPNAEKTGLEAPSEDTILDCTLPLIQLPVCSGNDACRLVEIAATLHLLRKRGHNPAEELAQRLLQQMETSA; encoded by the coding sequence ATGCAGCCTCTCATTAAAAAGAATGAAGCATTATCGGTACGGCGTTTTTTTGACATGGGCCGTGCCTCGCTACAACTTGCGCTCGTCGCAGGTGAATCGGGTCTCAATACCCACGCGATCACCGATAATGCCGTTAACCGTCCAGGTCTCGCATTGACGGGGTATTTTAAGCGTTTCGCTTCGAAGCGTGTTCAATATCTCGGATTCTGTGAGCTCTCTTACCTTCTCGATCTCGATCCAGAAGCTCAACTCCATGCAATCGATGGAATTGATGAAGTCGGTATCCCGTGTTTCGTCGTCACGGATCGAATTCCGGTACCCACCTCAATCGTAGAGCACTGTAATGAACGGGCTCTACCCCTTCTATCGACGCATCTCACGTCTGCGGAATTCGTTGAACGTGCAACGATTGCACTCGACGAGTATTTCGCACCCAATACCGTTCTCTCCGGAACGCTCGTAGAAGTCAATGGCATAGGCGTACTCATCCAAGGGTTACCGGCTTTGAGTAAAAGTGTTTCGACGATTGTACTCATCGAACATGGCCATACGCTGATTGCGGACGAAGTCGTTTGTGTCTCTCGTAGCCATGACGGCCTCCTAGTGGGCAGCGGTAAAGATCTCGCACGCGGGTTTATGGAATTCCGCGGCATTGGGCTCCTAAAAGTCTCTGAACACTTTGGGACACATGCGGTTCGTGCCAAAGGTCCGGTCGATCTCATCGTACAGTTCCTAGACGTCTTACCGAATGCGGAAAAAACAGGTCTCGAAGCACCGTCTGAAGATACCATCCTCGATTGTACCCTACCACTCATCCAACTCCCTGTCTGCTCAGGGAATGATGCCTGTCGGCTTGTCGAGATTGCGGCAACGCTCCACCTACTACGGAAGCGCGGTCATAATCCGGCAGAAGAGCTTGCGCAACGTCTCCTACAACAGATGGAAACCTCGGCTTAG
- the rpmG gene encoding 50S ribosomal protein L33 — translation MAREHIILECTEARAEGAPVSRYMSTRNKKTQTERVEKMKYNKFLRRHTLHREIKK, via the coding sequence ATGGCGAGAGAGCACATTATTTTAGAGTGTACGGAGGCACGCGCGGAAGGGGCGCCGGTATCGCGGTACATGTCGACGCGTAACAAAAAGACGCAGACGGAACGCGTTGAGAAGATGAAGTACAACAAATTTCTCCGTCGGCACACGCTACACCGCGAGATCAAGAAGTAG
- a CDS encoding glycine--tRNA ligase, producing the protein MALDEGPTMDQILGWCKRRGAIFPSSDIYNGIAGFFDYGPLGIEIKKNIKDAWWNAMVHQRGDIVGIDCSIIMHPAVWKASGHVDGFSDPMVDCKVSKMRYRADQLYFAKVTVAGELLGYVSVLEDENMQSEAEQQADKLKRKQAKQGTLDPVVLKPYTEAMPEEYALIPSPATGQPGSLTAPRAFNLMFQTHVGAVVDDSSVAYLRPETAQGMFVNFKNVLNTNRLKLPFGIAQMGRSFRNEITPRNFTFRSREFEQMEMEFFIQDNADWQHWHQYWVQTRFDWLKSIGLDEKRLALDVHRPEKLAHYSRACTDITFHYPFGVQELEGIAARGNFDLTQHQNASGKNLEYFDEAEHRSYLPHVIEPAIGVDRLFLAVLCSAYHEESVENETRVVMKFHPKIAPVKAAVFPLVKNRPELVDLAKQLHQKLARHWFVQYDESGAIGRRYRRMDEIGTPYCITVDFDSLEQGTYTLRDRDTMEQRRLSESELMTFLLEQYS; encoded by the coding sequence ATGGCGCTTGATGAAGGTCCGACGATGGACCAAATTTTAGGGTGGTGTAAACGGCGGGGGGCGATTTTTCCGTCGTCTGATATTTATAACGGGATTGCCGGATTTTTTGACTATGGTCCACTCGGTATCGAGATTAAGAAAAATATCAAAGATGCTTGGTGGAACGCAATGGTCCATCAACGCGGGGACATTGTCGGTATCGACTGTTCGATTATTATGCACCCTGCGGTTTGGAAGGCTTCGGGACATGTCGATGGTTTTTCCGATCCGATGGTGGACTGTAAGGTTTCGAAAATGCGTTATCGGGCCGATCAACTTTACTTTGCAAAGGTTACGGTTGCCGGTGAATTGTTGGGCTACGTCTCTGTACTCGAAGATGAAAACATGCAATCGGAAGCGGAGCAGCAGGCCGACAAACTTAAACGTAAGCAGGCGAAGCAGGGGACTTTAGATCCGGTTGTTTTAAAACCCTACACAGAGGCGATGCCGGAAGAGTATGCGTTAATTCCTTCCCCGGCAACCGGTCAACCGGGCTCCTTAACAGCACCACGAGCGTTCAACTTGATGTTCCAAACCCATGTTGGTGCGGTGGTTGACGATTCATCCGTTGCTTACCTCCGGCCTGAAACTGCACAGGGGATGTTTGTGAATTTCAAAAACGTCCTCAATACGAATCGCCTCAAGTTACCGTTTGGGATTGCGCAAATGGGCCGTTCCTTCCGTAACGAGATTACGCCCCGTAATTTCACCTTCCGTTCGCGCGAATTCGAGCAAATGGAGATGGAATTTTTTATTCAAGATAATGCGGATTGGCAGCACTGGCACCAATACTGGGTCCAAACGCGTTTTGACTGGCTCAAATCAATCGGCCTCGATGAAAAACGCCTTGCATTGGATGTCCATCGTCCCGAAAAGCTAGCACATTATTCACGTGCTTGTACCGATATCACCTTCCATTATCCATTCGGAGTTCAAGAGCTCGAAGGAATTGCGGCGCGAGGGAATTTTGACCTGACGCAACACCAAAATGCTAGCGGGAAAAATCTCGAATACTTTGATGAGGCGGAGCATCGTAGCTATCTGCCACACGTTATTGAACCTGCTATTGGCGTCGATCGACTGTTTTTAGCGGTTCTCTGTTCGGCTTACCATGAGGAGTCCGTTGAGAATGAGACACGTGTTGTGATGAAGTTTCATCCCAAAATCGCACCTGTTAAAGCAGCGGTATTCCCATTGGTCAAAAATCGTCCAGAGTTGGTCGACCTTGCGAAACAACTACATCAAAAACTCGCACGTCATTGGTTTGTACAATACGATGAGAGTGGGGCAATCGGCCGTCGTTATCGTCGCATGGATGAAATCGGAACGCCGTATTGTATTACCGTGGATTTCGATTCTCTCGAACAGGGAACCTATACGCTCCGTGACCGCGATACCATGGAACAGCGCCGCCTGAGCGAGTCCGAATTAATGACTTTTCTCCTCGAACAATACAGCTAG
- the rpsU gene encoding 30S ribosomal protein S21 → MSVEVTLRKGETVDKALRRLKKKLDRESVLKDVRAKRYFEKPCEKRRRIKKAAVFNNMLRVRYENM, encoded by the coding sequence ATGTCCGTTGAAGTTACTTTACGCAAGGGCGAGACCGTCGACAAAGCATTACGGCGGCTCAAAAAGAAGCTCGACCGCGAATCCGTCCTAAAAGACGTACGGGCGAAGCGCTACTTTGAGAAGCCATGTGAGAAACGTCGTCGAATCAAGAAGGCTGCGGTCTTTAACAACATGTTGCGTGTGCGCTACGAGAATATGTAG
- the rsfS gene encoding ribosome silencing factor: MSVNACGAFLSLQSRFMQKPEQDLLRICVQIAEDKKCEELKIFDVHGISGIADYILLATCNSEAHLRALGSALYEVVKHRFGFVGRIDYQPQSGWFVLDAFDLIAHLVTHEVRSLYRLDKLWERAPVLLASDFPVDFKAETAAYTA; encoded by the coding sequence ATGAGTGTTAATGCTTGCGGCGCCTTTTTGAGTCTCCAGTCTAGGTTTATGCAAAAGCCCGAACAGGATTTATTACGAATATGTGTTCAAATTGCGGAAGATAAGAAATGCGAGGAGCTAAAGATTTTCGATGTGCACGGGATTTCGGGAATTGCGGATTACATTCTTTTGGCGACATGTAACTCGGAGGCACACCTCCGGGCCTTAGGGAGTGCGCTCTATGAGGTTGTCAAACACCGATTTGGATTTGTTGGCCGCATCGATTATCAGCCTCAAAGTGGTTGGTTCGTGCTTGACGCGTTTGATCTCATAGCGCATTTAGTGACTCACGAAGTACGTTCATTGTATCGTTTGGACAAGCTCTGGGAACGTGCTCCGGTTCTTTTGGCGAGTGATTTCCCTGTTGACTTTAAGGCGGAAACCGCAGCATACACGGCTTAA
- the mutS gene encoding DNA mismatch repair protein MutS — translation MATEDSALTPLMQQYRELKRSIPPNALLLFRLGDFYEMFEEDALIGSKILGITLTQRHKAPMAGIPHHAVDGYIAKLIQSGYKVAICDQTELARPGKIIRRQISKILSPGTLIAENLLTPSHNQYLLSLKLHRKDISIAWIEVSTGEFQIADAPNLCELEHVIAALDPREIVVDVDDRTQLEQLPTREHEALKRILEKCTVTDLPHYYFDAQRGLELLLERLKVGNLHGYGIVHEDPAIGAAGALILYVSDNLKQPPHNLQKLRKYQPQTAMIIDARTLHHLEILRNVHGGREHTLLDALDETKTAMGARLLERWVREPLIDLEGIIRRQDVVAGFREVPEKIANLKQFFKAIADIPRILTRISNRSRNPRELGMLRTTLQQLPSIIELLSQWPHEAIPPLSKKIDSLEPLRVVLQRTLAQELPNDLSEGGYIAGGFDPQVDELRSLVHHTSSWLCTFENQEQARTGIKTLRIKYNNNFGYFIEVTKSNLHLVPSDYIRRQTTVNAERYTTETLKAKEREILTAHDRLIEREAMLFQSLVEQVLSFRKQLDADAHILAAIDVLSGWASLAQQWNYCRPILNKERMIEIREGRHPVLARMLTNEMQHFIANDTRLSSAETQITLITGPNMAGKSTYIRQVALITLMAQIGSFVPATTCTLGLVDRIFSRIGASDDLVHGSSTFMVEMNETANILNNATESSLIILDEIGRGTSTYDGLSLAWAIVEFLHEHWVPSGPRTLFATHYHELTKLSEDLVRVKNFHVAVKEWNDEVVFLHTIEPGASDKSYGIHVARLAGMPMPVIQRATEVLEKLESEGDSVQKHLRKIVKAPDKRSQLDFDFS, via the coding sequence ATGGCGACTGAGGATTCCGCATTAACCCCACTCATGCAGCAATACCGCGAGCTCAAACGGTCGATTCCCCCGAATGCATTGCTACTCTTTCGTCTCGGCGATTTTTATGAGATGTTTGAAGAAGATGCGCTTATTGGTTCTAAGATCCTGGGCATTACCTTAACACAACGTCATAAAGCGCCGATGGCTGGTATTCCGCACCACGCGGTCGACGGTTACATTGCCAAACTCATCCAGTCCGGCTATAAAGTCGCGATCTGTGATCAGACTGAACTTGCACGTCCGGGAAAAATTATCCGCCGCCAGATTTCTAAAATACTATCTCCGGGAACGCTCATTGCGGAGAACCTGCTGACGCCATCGCATAACCAATATCTCTTGAGTTTAAAGCTGCATCGAAAAGACATTTCAATTGCATGGATTGAGGTTTCGACAGGGGAATTTCAGATTGCCGATGCCCCCAATTTGTGCGAATTAGAACACGTTATAGCTGCACTCGATCCCCGCGAGATTGTCGTCGATGTCGATGACCGTACGCAACTAGAACAATTACCGACGCGTGAACACGAGGCATTAAAGCGCATTTTGGAAAAATGTACGGTTACCGATCTACCGCACTATTATTTTGATGCGCAGCGTGGACTCGAACTGTTATTGGAACGCCTAAAAGTCGGCAACCTCCATGGTTATGGCATTGTGCACGAAGATCCGGCGATTGGTGCTGCGGGTGCCCTCATTTTATACGTCAGCGATAATCTAAAACAGCCACCACATAACCTTCAAAAGTTGCGAAAATACCAGCCCCAGACGGCAATGATCATCGATGCGCGGACGCTCCATCATCTCGAGATTCTGCGCAATGTCCATGGAGGGCGAGAACATACCTTACTCGATGCACTCGATGAGACGAAAACGGCGATGGGGGCACGTCTACTGGAACGCTGGGTCCGGGAACCATTAATTGATTTAGAAGGGATTATTCGTCGCCAAGATGTTGTTGCTGGATTCCGAGAGGTACCGGAAAAAATCGCGAACCTAAAGCAATTCTTCAAAGCGATTGCCGACATCCCTCGCATTCTAACACGCATCAGTAACCGTAGTCGAAATCCGCGTGAACTCGGAATGTTGCGTACGACCTTACAACAGCTTCCGTCGATTATTGAGCTGCTCAGTCAATGGCCACACGAAGCGATTCCACCTTTATCGAAAAAAATAGATTCCCTCGAGCCGTTACGTGTTGTTCTTCAACGAACGTTGGCACAAGAGTTACCCAATGATCTCAGCGAGGGAGGTTATATCGCTGGTGGGTTTGATCCGCAAGTCGATGAATTGCGTTCTCTGGTCCATCATACGAGTTCCTGGCTTTGTACTTTTGAAAATCAGGAACAAGCGCGAACCGGTATCAAAACCCTACGTATAAAGTATAATAACAATTTTGGGTACTTTATCGAGGTGACGAAATCGAATCTCCACCTTGTGCCGAGCGACTATATCCGCCGCCAAACGACGGTGAATGCGGAACGCTACACGACCGAGACGCTGAAAGCAAAAGAACGTGAAATTCTAACGGCCCATGATCGGCTAATTGAGCGCGAAGCGATGCTTTTTCAGTCGCTGGTTGAACAGGTTTTATCGTTTCGAAAACAACTTGATGCCGATGCGCATATTTTAGCGGCGATTGATGTATTGAGTGGATGGGCATCACTCGCACAACAGTGGAATTACTGTCGACCGATCCTGAATAAGGAGCGCATGATTGAAATCCGTGAAGGGCGTCACCCAGTCCTTGCGCGTATGTTGACAAATGAGATGCAGCATTTTATTGCCAACGACACGCGATTAAGCAGCGCGGAAACACAGATTACACTGATTACGGGGCCGAATATGGCCGGGAAATCGACCTATATCCGCCAAGTAGCCCTCATAACATTGATGGCGCAGATCGGAAGTTTTGTTCCTGCGACAACATGTACCTTAGGGCTTGTAGACCGAATTTTCTCGCGGATTGGAGCAAGTGACGACCTCGTCCATGGAAGCTCGACGTTTATGGTCGAGATGAATGAGACGGCCAACATTCTCAATAACGCAACGGAAAGCAGTTTGATTATTTTGGACGAAATTGGGCGCGGAACGAGTACTTACGATGGCCTCAGTTTAGCCTGGGCGATTGTCGAATTTCTACATGAACACTGGGTTCCGTCAGGCCCTAGAACCTTGTTCGCAACCCACTACCACGAGCTGACCAAACTTTCCGAAGACCTCGTTCGCGTCAAGAACTTCCATGTTGCCGTTAAAGAATGGAATGACGAAGTTGTTTTTCTCCACACTATTGAGCCTGGTGCTTCCGATAAGTCGTATGGAATTCACGTTGCACGATTGGCGGGGATGCCGATGCCGGTGATTCAGCGAGCGACAGAGGTTCTAGAAAAATTAGAATCCGAGGGTGATAGTGTTCAGAAGCACCTCCGTAAGATCGTTAAGGCGCCGGATAAGAGGTCTCAACTCGATTTTGATTTTTCATAG
- a CDS encoding ATP-binding protein: MAIRRCLITGTHGCGKSTLSHRICSELKRKGYNAIVISETARESPFPINKGQTVESTLYIALKQAVKELEAIAHGYTYLVLDRGVLDSFFYSEATRQHPITDLEKHLLSALTTWTQDYDEIILLTGEGKETLEADGVRDTDRQFAQNVEDLLKKFFLEKFGDRVCMLSYPEMLACNIHINEDGKIVLKDA; encoded by the coding sequence ATGGCCATTCGTAGATGTTTGATTACCGGGACACATGGTTGTGGGAAATCGACGCTTTCGCATCGCATTTGTTCCGAATTAAAGCGAAAGGGCTATAATGCGATCGTCATCAGCGAGACGGCACGCGAATCTCCGTTTCCGATTAATAAGGGGCAGACCGTAGAGTCGACGCTCTATATTGCACTCAAACAAGCGGTTAAGGAACTTGAGGCTATCGCACACGGATATACCTATTTGGTGCTCGACCGCGGAGTTTTGGATTCTTTCTTTTATTCAGAGGCAACCCGCCAACATCCGATCACGGATTTAGAAAAACATCTATTGTCGGCACTCACAACGTGGACACAGGATTATGACGAGATCATTTTGTTAACTGGTGAGGGTAAGGAGACACTTGAAGCGGATGGTGTACGCGATACCGATCGTCAATTTGCGCAAAATGTAGAAGATCTCCTTAAAAAATTCTTTTTGGAAAAGTTTGGTGATCGTGTTTGTATGTTATCGTACCCCGAGATGTTAGCCTGTAATATCCATATTAATGAGGATGGAAAAATTGTATTAAAAGATGCATAA
- the dprA gene encoding DNA-processing protein DprA: protein MDIDEVLSQHMILNALEDVGSATLRHLLAFFQEDFVSILTASYDTLCSVPGVSKKAAERIANWRKYFNLEREKEQLITQNVRFLIEENADFPPLLKSIDTPPIGLYAKGQGALGAQKYIAIVGTRKPSVYGLKIAREFALELAKMGFVIGSGMALGIDTAAHEGALASGANDATVAVLGSGIDVIYPRENAPLYRKILEQGTILSEFPFGKKASKVTFPIRNRVLAGMCSHVLVIESDLHGGSMITAHLANDYGHGVMAVPGRIDQPMSRGCHTLIREGATLVAGMDHILEELNCPVSQACFDFAVQDKVESVLEDPVEQKIVAFIHEQNGTSPDALSEALDIPVFRLLPRLQMLELRQVIRRNLQGNYEC from the coding sequence ATGGACATCGATGAGGTTCTGTCGCAGCATATGATTCTCAACGCCTTAGAGGATGTTGGGTCCGCAACGTTGCGTCATTTACTCGCGTTTTTCCAAGAAGATTTTGTTTCGATTTTAACGGCTTCCTACGATACACTTTGCTCTGTTCCCGGTGTCTCCAAAAAAGCAGCCGAAAGAATCGCGAATTGGCGGAAATATTTCAATCTAGAGAGAGAAAAAGAACAACTGATTACCCAAAACGTCCGGTTTTTGATCGAGGAGAATGCAGACTTCCCTCCGTTACTGAAAAGTATCGATACCCCGCCGATTGGGCTCTATGCGAAAGGGCAGGGAGCGCTTGGTGCACAAAAATATATTGCAATCGTCGGAACGAGGAAGCCTTCCGTCTACGGTTTGAAGATTGCGCGTGAATTTGCCTTAGAGCTTGCGAAGATGGGGTTTGTAATCGGTAGTGGTATGGCCCTGGGCATCGATACTGCTGCTCATGAAGGTGCGTTAGCGTCTGGGGCAAATGATGCGACTGTTGCGGTTTTAGGCTCTGGGATTGATGTGATTTATCCCCGAGAAAATGCTCCACTTTACCGAAAGATCCTTGAGCAGGGCACAATTCTTTCCGAATTTCCGTTTGGAAAAAAAGCGAGTAAAGTAACTTTCCCGATACGCAACCGTGTATTGGCGGGAATGTGTTCGCACGTTTTGGTGATTGAGAGCGATCTGCATGGCGGCAGTATGATTACGGCACATCTGGCGAATGACTATGGGCACGGTGTGATGGCGGTGCCAGGGCGCATTGATCAACCGATGAGCCGAGGTTGCCATACTTTGATTCGAGAAGGTGCGACTTTAGTTGCGGGTATGGATCACATACTGGAAGAGCTCAATTGCCCTGTATCCCAGGCCTGTTTTGACTTTGCCGTTCAAGACAAAGTGGAATCGGTACTCGAGGACCCGGTTGAGCAAAAAATTGTCGCGTTCATCCATGAGCAGAATGGTACATCGCCGGACGCGCTTTCCGAGGCGCTCGATATCCCCGTTTTTCGTCTTTTGCCGCGTTTGCAGATGTTGGAATTACGCCAAGTAATTCGCCGAAATCTCCAGGGAAATTATGAGTGTTAA